A window of the Acipenser ruthenus chromosome 30, fAciRut3.2 maternal haplotype, whole genome shotgun sequence genome harbors these coding sequences:
- the LOC117397239 gene encoding dual serine/threonine and tyrosine protein kinase isoform X1: protein MMDGTGGSGQKITPLARELSRIFSNYNKHSNLLKKNLKETNKFFREIKQNYSNSCAAAGPGASVIEAGHLGCFSFLSHEEEYLQATVGCVPYVIILGQNCDAKYQVLNSLLGERLLPVTRLGQGCGAEAGCKRRRLRFTYGRQTRLSLALPGQYELVHQLAAHRGRWETIPEEDLEIGEACEDPAHRVAELEVTLHHQLLQEAKILVVPCPEVQLVEEALEDCFRNIVPILVYAISEETLTQPQLDDIQRVKDNIAFPVCFVKVPSISQPDLDSSLEPTGKTGRAAEREKSALYQQLASDGFLGNGPGNCSCGAPPQQQAPAAKPQSSLCEAFEKLPRLLAPFAKQVLQNQQVEAATKLNMVHCRCLDIFINQAFDMQRDLQITPRRLDYTREKESELYQSLMGIANRKQEEMKDMIVETLASMKEELLEDAANLEFTDIIVPPNGEPISSKDIKSCIRQIQELIVLRLNQAVANKLISSVDYLRESFVGTLERCLHSLEKQHQDTSAHNVTSNHLKQILNAAYHVEVTFHSGSNVTRLVWEQIKQIIQRLTWVNPPAITLEWKRKVAQDAIESLSAAKLAKSICSQFRTRLNSSHEAFAGSLRQLEEGHTGRLEKTEDLWLRVRKDHAPRLARLSLESRSLRDVLLHGKPKLGRELGRGQYGVVYLCDSWGGHFPCALKSVVPPDDKHWNDLALEFHYTRSLPKHERLVDLHGSVIDHTYGGGSSIAVLLIMQRLHRDLYTGLKVGKHNPQAFSCSKAQCKAGLTLKERLQIALDVVEGIRFLHGEGLLHRDIKLKNVLLDKQNRAKITDLGFCKPEAMMSGSIVGTPIHMAPELFTGKYDNSVDVYAFGILFWYLCTGSVKLPEAFEKCSSKDQLWNNVKKGARPERRPLFDEECWQLMESCWNGDPFQRPLLGIVQPRLQSIMDRLCNTHSERRSTHLEDSA, encoded by the exons ATGATGGACGGGACTGGGGGAAGCGGGCAAAAGATCACCCCCCTCGCCCGGGAACTTAGTCGGATCTTCAGCAACTACAACAAGCACTCGAACCTGCTGAAAAAGAACCTGAAAGAGACCAACAAGTTCTTCAGAGAGATCAAACAGAACTACAGCAACTCCTGCGCGGCGGCGGGGCCCGGTGCGTCGGTTATCGAGGCGG GTCACTTGGGCTGCTTCTCCTTCCTCAGCCACGAGGAGGAGTACCTGCAGGCCACGGTGGGCTGCGTCCCCTACGTCATCATCCTGGGACAGAACTGCGACGCCAAGTATCAGGTGCTGAACAGCCTGCTGGGGGAGCGGCTGCTGCCCGTGACGCGGCTGGGCCAGGGCTGCGGTGCGGAGGCGGGCTGCAAGCGGCGGAGGCTGAGATTCACTTACGGGCGACAGACCCGCCTCAGCCTGGCGCTGCCCGGCCAGTACGAACTGGTGCACCAGCTGGCGGCTCACCGGGGACGCTGGGAAACCATCCCGGAGGAGGACCTGGAGATCGGAGAGGCGTGCGAGGATCCGGCGCACAGGGTGGCTGAACTGGAGGTCACGCTGCATCACCAGCTGCTACAG GAGGCTAAGATCTTGGTGGTGCCTTGCCCTGAAGTGCAACTAGTAGAGGAAGCACTGGAGGACTGTTTCAGGAACATTGTGCCTATCCTCGTCTACGCCATAAGCGAGGAGACGCTCACGCAGCCGCAGCTGGATGACATCCAGCGGGTCAAAGACAATATCGCGTTCCCCGTGTGTTTCGTGAAGGTGCCAAGCATCTCCCAGCCCGACCTAGACTCTTCCCTGGAGCCGACGGGCAAGACGGGCAGAGCTGCGGAGAGGGAGAAAAGCGCCCTGTACCAGCAGCTGGCCTCTGACGGCTTCCTGGGCAATGGGCCTGGCAACTGCTCATGCGGGGCCCCTCCCCAGCAGCAAGCCCCGGCCGCCAAGCCCCAGAGCTCCCTGTGCGAGGCCTTTGAGAAGCTGCCCCGGCTGCTGGCTCCCTTCGCCAAGCAGGTGCTGCAGAACCAGCAGGTCGAGGCAGCGACCAAACTGAACATGGTGCACTGCCGCTGCCTGGACATCTTCATCAACCAGGCCTTCGACATGCAGCGCGACCTGCAGATCACCCCCCGCCGGCTGGACTACACCCGCGAGAAGGAGAGCGAGCTGTACCAGTCCCTCATGGGCATCGCCAACCGCAAGCAGGAGGAGATGAAGGACATGATCGTGGAGACGCTGGCCAGCATGAAAGAAGAGCTGCTGGAGGACGCAGCCAACCTGGAGTTCACAG ATATCATTGTGCCCCCGAATGGCGAGCCCATCAGCTCCAAGGACATTAAATCGTGTATCCGACAGATCCAGGAGCTAATTGTGCTGCGTCTGAACCAGGCGGTTGCGAACAAGCTCATCAGCTCGGTGGATTACCTGCGGGAGAGCTTCGTGGGCACGCTCGAGAGGTGCCTGCACAGCCTGGAGAAGCAGCACCAGGACACCTCGGCTCACAACGTCACCAGCAACCACCTCAAACAG ATCCTGAATGCTGCTTATCACGTGGAAGTCACGTTCCACTCTGGGTCCAATGTGACACGGCTGGTGTGGGAGCAGATCAAACAG ATCATCCAGAGGTTGACGTGGGTGAACCCCCCTGCCATCACTCTGGAGTGGAAGCGCAAGGTGGCCCAGGACGCCATCGAGAGCCTGAGCGCGGCCAAGCTGGCCAAGAGCATCTGTAGCCAGTTCCGCACGCGGCTCAACAGCTCCCACGAGGCCTTCGCTGGCTCCCTGCGGCAG CTGGAGGAGGGGCACACGGGCCGACTGGAGAAGACGGAGGACCTGTGGCTGAGGGTTCGAAAGGACCACGCACCCCGACTGGCTCGCCTGTCTCTGGAGAGCCGCTCTCTCAGAGACGTCCTGCTGCACG GGAAGCCCAAGTTGGGTCGCGAGCTGGGTCGGGGTCAGTACGGCGTGGTGTACCTGTGTGACAGCTGGGGCGGACACTTCCCCTGCGCCCTCAAATCAGTGGTGCCGCCTGATGACAAGCACTGGAACGACCTGGCTCTTGAGTTCCACTACACCAG GTCCCTGCCGAAACACGAGCGGCTGGTGGACCTGCACGGCTCGGTGATCGACCACACCTACGGGGGCGGCTCCAGCATCGCGGTGCTCCTGATCATGCAGCGGCTGCACCGCGACCTGTACACCGGCCTCAAGGTAGGCAAGCACAACCCCCAGGCCTTCTCCTGCAGCAAGGCGCAGTGCAAG GCTGGTCTGACTCTGAAGGAGCGACTACAGATTGCCCTGGATGTAGTGGAGGGGATCCGATTCCTGCATGGTGAGGGGCTGCTGCACAGAGACATCAAGCTGAAGAACGTGCTG CTTGACAAGCAGAACCGGGCGAAAATCACCGATCTGGGTTTCTGCAAACCTGAAGCCATGATGTCTGGGAGCATCGTTGGAACTCCTATACACATGGCCCCAGAGCTCTTCACGG GTAAATACGATAACTCGGTAGACGTTTATGCCTTTGGCATCCTCTTCTGGTACCTGTGCACGGGCTCTGTGAAGCTGCCCGAGGCGTTTGAGAAGTGCTCCAGCAAAGACCAGCTGTGGAACAATGTGAAGAAAG GCGCACGGCCGGAGCGCCGGCCCTTGTTTGATGAGGAATGCTGGCAGCTCATGGAGTCCTGCTGGAACGGAGACCCCTTTCAGAGACCCTTGTTGGGTATAGTGCAGCCCAGGCTGCAAAGCATCATGGACAGGCTGTGTAACACACACTCTGAGAGGAGAAGCACCCACCTGGAAGACTCTGCATGA
- the LOC117397239 gene encoding dual serine/threonine and tyrosine protein kinase isoform X2 has translation MMDGTGGSGQKITPLARELSRIFSNYNKHSNLLKKNLKETNKFFREIKQNYSNSCAAAGPGASVIEAGHLGCFSFLSHEEEYLQATVGCVPYVIILGQNCDAKYQVLNSLLGERLLPVTRLGQGCGAEAGCKRRRLRFTYGRQTRLSLALPGQYELVHQLAAHRGRWETIPEEDLEIGEACEDPAHRVAELEVTLHHQLLQEAKILVVPCPEVQLVEEALEDCFRNIVPILVYAISEETLTQPQLDDIQRVKDNIAFPVCFVKVPSISQPDLDSSLEPTGKTGRAAEREKSALYQQLASDGFLGNGPGNCSCGAPPQQQAPAAKPQSSLCEAFEKLPRLLAPFAKQVLQNQQVEAATKLNMVHCRCLDIFINQAFDMQRDLQITPRRLDYTREKESELYQSLMGIANRKQEEMKDMIVETLASMKEELLEDAANLEFTDIIVPPNGEPISSKDIKSCIRQIQELIVLRLNQAVANKLISSVDYLRESFVGTLERCLHSLEKQHQDTSAHNVTSNHLKQILNAAYHVEVTFHSGSNVTRLVWEQIKQIIQRLTWVNPPAITLEWKRKVAQDAIESLSAAKLAKSICSQFRTRLNSSHEAFAGSLRQLEEGHTGRLEKTEDLWLRVRKDHAPRLARLSLESRSLRDVLLHGKPKLGRELGRGQYGVVYLCDSWGGHFPCALKSVVPPDDKHWNDLALEFHYTRSLPKHERLVDLHGSVIDHTYGGGSSIAVLLIMQRLHRDLYTGLKAGLTLKERLQIALDVVEGIRFLHGEGLLHRDIKLKNVLLDKQNRAKITDLGFCKPEAMMSGSIVGTPIHMAPELFTGKYDNSVDVYAFGILFWYLCTGSVKLPEAFEKCSSKDQLWNNVKKGARPERRPLFDEECWQLMESCWNGDPFQRPLLGIVQPRLQSIMDRLCNTHSERRSTHLEDSA, from the exons ATGATGGACGGGACTGGGGGAAGCGGGCAAAAGATCACCCCCCTCGCCCGGGAACTTAGTCGGATCTTCAGCAACTACAACAAGCACTCGAACCTGCTGAAAAAGAACCTGAAAGAGACCAACAAGTTCTTCAGAGAGATCAAACAGAACTACAGCAACTCCTGCGCGGCGGCGGGGCCCGGTGCGTCGGTTATCGAGGCGG GTCACTTGGGCTGCTTCTCCTTCCTCAGCCACGAGGAGGAGTACCTGCAGGCCACGGTGGGCTGCGTCCCCTACGTCATCATCCTGGGACAGAACTGCGACGCCAAGTATCAGGTGCTGAACAGCCTGCTGGGGGAGCGGCTGCTGCCCGTGACGCGGCTGGGCCAGGGCTGCGGTGCGGAGGCGGGCTGCAAGCGGCGGAGGCTGAGATTCACTTACGGGCGACAGACCCGCCTCAGCCTGGCGCTGCCCGGCCAGTACGAACTGGTGCACCAGCTGGCGGCTCACCGGGGACGCTGGGAAACCATCCCGGAGGAGGACCTGGAGATCGGAGAGGCGTGCGAGGATCCGGCGCACAGGGTGGCTGAACTGGAGGTCACGCTGCATCACCAGCTGCTACAG GAGGCTAAGATCTTGGTGGTGCCTTGCCCTGAAGTGCAACTAGTAGAGGAAGCACTGGAGGACTGTTTCAGGAACATTGTGCCTATCCTCGTCTACGCCATAAGCGAGGAGACGCTCACGCAGCCGCAGCTGGATGACATCCAGCGGGTCAAAGACAATATCGCGTTCCCCGTGTGTTTCGTGAAGGTGCCAAGCATCTCCCAGCCCGACCTAGACTCTTCCCTGGAGCCGACGGGCAAGACGGGCAGAGCTGCGGAGAGGGAGAAAAGCGCCCTGTACCAGCAGCTGGCCTCTGACGGCTTCCTGGGCAATGGGCCTGGCAACTGCTCATGCGGGGCCCCTCCCCAGCAGCAAGCCCCGGCCGCCAAGCCCCAGAGCTCCCTGTGCGAGGCCTTTGAGAAGCTGCCCCGGCTGCTGGCTCCCTTCGCCAAGCAGGTGCTGCAGAACCAGCAGGTCGAGGCAGCGACCAAACTGAACATGGTGCACTGCCGCTGCCTGGACATCTTCATCAACCAGGCCTTCGACATGCAGCGCGACCTGCAGATCACCCCCCGCCGGCTGGACTACACCCGCGAGAAGGAGAGCGAGCTGTACCAGTCCCTCATGGGCATCGCCAACCGCAAGCAGGAGGAGATGAAGGACATGATCGTGGAGACGCTGGCCAGCATGAAAGAAGAGCTGCTGGAGGACGCAGCCAACCTGGAGTTCACAG ATATCATTGTGCCCCCGAATGGCGAGCCCATCAGCTCCAAGGACATTAAATCGTGTATCCGACAGATCCAGGAGCTAATTGTGCTGCGTCTGAACCAGGCGGTTGCGAACAAGCTCATCAGCTCGGTGGATTACCTGCGGGAGAGCTTCGTGGGCACGCTCGAGAGGTGCCTGCACAGCCTGGAGAAGCAGCACCAGGACACCTCGGCTCACAACGTCACCAGCAACCACCTCAAACAG ATCCTGAATGCTGCTTATCACGTGGAAGTCACGTTCCACTCTGGGTCCAATGTGACACGGCTGGTGTGGGAGCAGATCAAACAG ATCATCCAGAGGTTGACGTGGGTGAACCCCCCTGCCATCACTCTGGAGTGGAAGCGCAAGGTGGCCCAGGACGCCATCGAGAGCCTGAGCGCGGCCAAGCTGGCCAAGAGCATCTGTAGCCAGTTCCGCACGCGGCTCAACAGCTCCCACGAGGCCTTCGCTGGCTCCCTGCGGCAG CTGGAGGAGGGGCACACGGGCCGACTGGAGAAGACGGAGGACCTGTGGCTGAGGGTTCGAAAGGACCACGCACCCCGACTGGCTCGCCTGTCTCTGGAGAGCCGCTCTCTCAGAGACGTCCTGCTGCACG GGAAGCCCAAGTTGGGTCGCGAGCTGGGTCGGGGTCAGTACGGCGTGGTGTACCTGTGTGACAGCTGGGGCGGACACTTCCCCTGCGCCCTCAAATCAGTGGTGCCGCCTGATGACAAGCACTGGAACGACCTGGCTCTTGAGTTCCACTACACCAG GTCCCTGCCGAAACACGAGCGGCTGGTGGACCTGCACGGCTCGGTGATCGACCACACCTACGGGGGCGGCTCCAGCATCGCGGTGCTCCTGATCATGCAGCGGCTGCACCGCGACCTGTACACCGGCCTCAAG GCTGGTCTGACTCTGAAGGAGCGACTACAGATTGCCCTGGATGTAGTGGAGGGGATCCGATTCCTGCATGGTGAGGGGCTGCTGCACAGAGACATCAAGCTGAAGAACGTGCTG CTTGACAAGCAGAACCGGGCGAAAATCACCGATCTGGGTTTCTGCAAACCTGAAGCCATGATGTCTGGGAGCATCGTTGGAACTCCTATACACATGGCCCCAGAGCTCTTCACGG GTAAATACGATAACTCGGTAGACGTTTATGCCTTTGGCATCCTCTTCTGGTACCTGTGCACGGGCTCTGTGAAGCTGCCCGAGGCGTTTGAGAAGTGCTCCAGCAAAGACCAGCTGTGGAACAATGTGAAGAAAG GCGCACGGCCGGAGCGCCGGCCCTTGTTTGATGAGGAATGCTGGCAGCTCATGGAGTCCTGCTGGAACGGAGACCCCTTTCAGAGACCCTTGTTGGGTATAGTGCAGCCCAGGCTGCAAAGCATCATGGACAGGCTGTGTAACACACACTCTGAGAGGAGAAGCACCCACCTGGAAGACTCTGCATGA